A part of Myxococcus landrumus genomic DNA contains:
- the greA gene encoding transcription elongation factor GreA — MASGSDNIPMTPSGLRKLKSELKHLQSVERGKISREIEVARAHGDLRENAEYHAAKEKQSHIEGRILDLNDWIARAEVIDPSKLGGDKVIFGATVDLLDTETDKPVSYRIVGELEADLKKRWIAVTSPVARALIGKRVGDVATVQSPGGVRELEVQEIRFEDPEPETVPGEG, encoded by the coding sequence ATGGCTAGCGGGAGCGACAACATCCCGATGACCCCCTCCGGGCTGCGCAAGCTCAAGTCGGAGCTGAAGCACCTGCAGTCCGTCGAGCGGGGGAAGATCTCGCGGGAGATCGAGGTCGCCCGGGCTCACGGGGACCTCCGCGAGAACGCCGAGTATCACGCGGCGAAAGAGAAGCAGTCGCACATCGAAGGGCGCATCCTGGACTTGAACGACTGGATTGCGCGCGCCGAGGTCATCGACCCCAGCAAGCTGGGCGGTGACAAGGTCATTTTCGGTGCGACGGTGGACCTCTTGGATACGGAGACGGACAAGCCCGTCTCGTACCGCATCGTCGGTGAGCTGGAGGCGGACCTGAAGAAGCGCTGGATCGCCGTCACGTCACCGGTGGCACGGGCGCTCATCGGCAAGCGCGTGGGCGATGTCGCCACGGTGCAGAGTCCGGGCGGTGTGCGCGAACTGGAGGTCCAGGAGATTCGCTTCGAGGACCCCGAGCCCGAAACCGTCCCGGGCGAGGGCTGA
- a CDS encoding M15 family metallopeptidase, with product MSLALFRWSVVLLLCLFTSAAFAGEGRSRKNKAKAPKLVSLAGGHQLHRDTATAYQRMALDAAKHGIVLTVTSGYRSPHEQRWLYEQYRQGSGNKAARPGQSKHQLGIAVDLIVGKRDSKRYRWLTANACRFGFRRTVRSEPWHWEYHPRSTFPPVAGFNCLGRKTRPPEPPAPVASQDPS from the coding sequence ATGTCGCTCGCGCTATTCCGCTGGAGTGTCGTTCTCTTGCTGTGCCTGTTCACGTCGGCCGCCTTCGCGGGTGAGGGGCGCTCCCGAAAGAACAAGGCGAAGGCCCCCAAGCTGGTGAGCCTCGCGGGAGGACACCAGCTCCACCGAGACACCGCGACGGCGTACCAGCGCATGGCCCTGGATGCGGCGAAGCACGGCATCGTGCTGACCGTCACCAGCGGCTATCGCTCCCCGCATGAGCAGCGGTGGCTCTACGAACAGTACCGGCAAGGAAGCGGCAACAAGGCGGCGCGGCCCGGCCAATCGAAACACCAACTGGGCATCGCGGTGGACCTCATCGTGGGCAAACGCGACTCGAAGCGCTACCGCTGGCTCACGGCCAATGCCTGCCGCTTCGGCTTCCGCCGCACGGTGCGCTCGGAGCCGTGGCATTGGGAGTACCACCCTCGGAGCACCTTCCCTCCCGTCGCCGGATTCAACTGCCTGGGGCGCAAGACACGCCCTCCCGAGCCCCCCGCGCCCGTGGCCAGCCAGGACCCGAGCTGA
- a CDS encoding TIGR04222 domain-containing membrane protein codes for MNPLNWAGPQFLRVYAVLFLLALVLGIALRRWLRASGGPPPSRRRPLDPYEVALLSGPKEVVHTALARLLHEGAIRMDGPNIETTGKHRDSSSPIERATYRAVSSQSMTLGELHSRAEPAIQELKEPLIAEGLLVAPHLGKLARWLPPLLCGLLLYLGLIKIGVGMWRDKPVGGLVLFSLINFITVLVLSQKVWRTRQGDEVLAGLRAEQAPLRMTARSAKSSEVMNSHDLALAVALFGLGAVTLTDFELLRRQIAPEVSSGGDSSSSSGCSSASSCSSSSSDSGGSSSCSSSSSCGSSGCGGCGGGGD; via the coding sequence ATGAATCCGTTGAATTGGGCAGGCCCGCAGTTCCTCAGGGTGTACGCAGTCCTGTTCTTGCTGGCGCTGGTCCTGGGCATCGCACTTCGCCGATGGCTGCGGGCGTCGGGCGGACCGCCCCCGAGCAGGCGCCGGCCCCTCGACCCTTACGAGGTCGCGCTGTTGTCGGGCCCCAAGGAAGTCGTCCACACCGCGCTCGCCCGGCTCCTGCACGAGGGCGCCATCCGGATGGACGGCCCGAACATCGAGACCACCGGAAAGCACCGGGACAGCAGCTCCCCCATCGAGCGCGCCACCTACCGCGCGGTCTCGAGCCAGTCCATGACGCTCGGAGAACTCCACTCCCGAGCCGAGCCCGCCATCCAGGAGCTCAAGGAACCCCTCATCGCGGAGGGATTGCTGGTCGCTCCCCACCTGGGGAAGCTCGCGCGCTGGCTGCCACCGCTCCTCTGCGGCCTGTTGCTCTACCTCGGGTTGATCAAGATCGGCGTGGGGATGTGGCGGGACAAGCCCGTAGGCGGCCTCGTCCTCTTCAGCCTCATCAACTTCATCACCGTCCTCGTGCTCTCCCAGAAGGTCTGGCGCACCCGACAGGGAGATGAGGTCCTGGCGGGACTGCGAGCCGAACAGGCCCCCCTGCGCATGACCGCGCGCAGCGCGAAGTCCTCGGAGGTGATGAACAGCCATGACCTGGCGCTCGCGGTGGCCCTCTTCGGTCTCGGCGCGGTCACCTTGACGGACTTCGAGCTGCTGCGCCGACAGATTGCTCCCGAGGTCTCCAGCGGCGGAGACTCCAGCTCCAGCAGCGGTTGCAGCAGCGCCAGCAGTTGCAGCAGCAGTAGCAGCGACAGTGGCGGGAGCAGCAGTTGCAGCAGCAGTAGCAGCTGCGGGAGCAGTGGCTGCGGCGGTTGCGGTGGGGGTGGTGATTGA
- a CDS encoding FHA domain-containing protein: MLSVQELRALAASLSAKDFERQLGPFALIQRPPSETSSAVLTPTRMADPEDISLGMMSLLFEFEHLRVATLPPLHATDRLRIGRRMDCDLVIDDASVSKLHAELRWSEADSRCTVQDLGSTNGTFLNASTLGQREATLRDGDILSFGNVQYWYLEAKTLHERLRAGEATGLGSRSG; this comes from the coding sequence GTGCTGTCCGTCCAGGAATTGCGCGCCCTCGCCGCGTCTCTGTCCGCCAAGGACTTCGAGCGGCAATTGGGGCCCTTCGCCCTCATCCAGCGTCCCCCCTCGGAGACCTCCTCCGCGGTGCTCACTCCCACCCGCATGGCGGACCCGGAGGACATCAGCCTGGGCATGATGTCGCTCCTGTTTGAATTCGAACACCTGCGCGTCGCCACGCTCCCGCCCCTCCACGCGACGGACCGCCTGCGCATCGGCCGGCGCATGGACTGCGACCTGGTCATCGACGACGCGTCCGTCTCCAAGCTGCACGCCGAATTGCGCTGGAGCGAGGCCGACAGCCGCTGCACCGTGCAGGACCTGGGCTCCACCAACGGCACCTTCCTCAACGCCAGCACCCTGGGACAGCGCGAGGCGACGCTGCGCGACGGCGACATCCTCAGCTTCGGAAACGTCCAGTACTGGTACCTGGAAGCGAAGACGCTGCATGAGCGCCTGCGGGCGGGCGAGGCCACCGGCCTCGGCTCGCGCAGCGGCTAG
- a CDS encoding MGMT family protein gives MTQSPRDERDYFERIYTVVEQVPWGKVATYGDIATLVGDGCDARVVGHALGALGARSATVPWQRIINRTGGISLTGHGQRERLEEEGVAFDDRGNARMDAHHWSGPSEEWARANGFQTLPRTAEKPASAQLRLF, from the coding sequence ATGACGCAGAGCCCTCGCGACGAGCGCGACTACTTCGAACGCATCTACACCGTCGTCGAGCAGGTGCCCTGGGGCAAGGTGGCCACCTACGGGGACATCGCGACCCTGGTCGGCGACGGCTGTGATGCCCGCGTCGTGGGCCATGCCCTGGGCGCGCTGGGCGCCCGCTCCGCCACCGTGCCGTGGCAGCGCATCATCAACCGCACGGGCGGCATCAGCCTCACCGGGCATGGGCAGCGCGAGCGGCTCGAAGAGGAAGGCGTGGCCTTCGACGATCGCGGCAACGCGCGGATGGACGCGCACCACTGGAGCGGCCCCAGCGAGGAGTGGGCTCGCGCGAATGGCTTCCAGACGTTGCCGCGCACCGCCGAAAAACCGGCCTCCGCGCAGCTTCGGCTGTTCTGA
- a CDS encoding protein-L-isoaspartate(D-aspartate) O-methyltransferase, with the protein MGDQARADYLSREGILDERVLEGIARLTRADFVSEEARDEVAADVPLPIGHGQTISQPYVVALMTQALQLQGHERVLEIGTGSGYQTALLALLCREVFTVEIIPELARSARERLKRLGFDNVFFRQGDGGAGWPEQAPFDAILVTAAPAEVPAALLSQLQRGGRMVVPVGPTWGTQELLRIHRAKVPGELPRVESLLPVRFVPMTSASEPPIP; encoded by the coding sequence ATGGGTGACCAGGCGCGTGCTGACTACTTGTCCCGCGAGGGCATTCTCGACGAGCGGGTGCTGGAAGGAATCGCCCGGCTGACGCGTGCGGACTTCGTCTCGGAGGAGGCTCGGGACGAGGTGGCCGCCGATGTTCCGCTGCCCATTGGCCACGGGCAGACCATCAGCCAGCCCTATGTCGTGGCGCTGATGACGCAGGCGCTTCAGCTCCAGGGCCACGAGCGCGTGCTGGAGATTGGCACGGGCTCCGGCTACCAGACCGCGCTCCTGGCGCTCCTCTGCCGCGAGGTCTTCACGGTGGAGATCATCCCCGAGCTGGCCCGCTCGGCGCGCGAGCGGCTGAAGCGTCTGGGATTCGACAACGTGTTCTTCCGGCAGGGGGACGGTGGGGCGGGGTGGCCCGAGCAGGCCCCCTTCGACGCCATCCTGGTCACCGCCGCGCCCGCCGAGGTCCCCGCCGCCTTGCTCTCCCAGCTTCAGCGCGGGGGGCGGATGGTGGTTCCCGTGGGCCCCACCTGGGGGACCCAGGAGCTGCTGCGCATCCACAGGGCCAAAGTGCCGGGGGAGCTCCCCAGGGTGGAGTCGCTGCTCCCCGTGCGCTTCGTCCCCATGACGAGCGCGTCCGAGCCACCCATCCCGTGA
- the recG gene encoding ATP-dependent DNA helicase RecG, whose translation MLATVKGLTPVLERALAGASGVNAEALRLLRTALPYVDHPVPERRKAALRRVVTGLKLGGVPLPVELDGLAEASEVSSPSAREPVARGGASATGREGDGTKSAAPLKMGGTDASGASAADARGAMPRSASAVREVAAGGGLNAPASSAHGARPAVPRVDSGPASGRALGAPGTQATMEGPRARVGSSSSREPRAGGLEGLLEPSVRGRARGDAMGSGSVAPPPGYVQLPPWRSNEPAPAAPRAKTPAPRTGAPAARGDGQSYGAHAGLTRPGAVPPARQSSLDTGPETKAPAKARKEQKKKKRAVAAEASRSEAKLLSIAPRSGPLSSPLKTLGKRLGPRLISALDKKGLRRMGDILFLLPRCYEDRRRLLTIAELEPGERGVTVGMVKVADFVPGKQGRRMFRAVVGDSSGSIAATYFNAGPWLKSRFTVGKRLVLSGEVRATMSGREMAHPEIEPAEDLDSATSVHFNRIVPVYPGFERGEQRSFRELASRVGEQYAQALEDPLPSELRRRLELMGLPDALRFIHFPPEDADLEALDAHQSPAHRRLAFDELFFLQLGMALKRQGIKAEQGISFDVSPTLLEKARTALPFQLTGAQARVVEELSRDMARGEPMNRLVQGDVGSGKTAVAMVSALVALQNGYQVAVMAPTEILAEQHERSFRKVLAPLGFQVGLVSASGTAKAKRQVRDAVARGDIHLAVGTHALIQQEIAFDRLGLVVIDEQHRFGVLQRHTLMSKGLKPDVLVMTATPIPRTLAMTLYGDLDLSIIDQLPPGRTPINTRVFNDKQRARVYESIAAELAKGHQAYVVYPLVEESEKLDLEDATRGVEKLSKVFPEARVGLLHGRMKAEEKDAVMEDFREKRIHVLVCTTVVEVGVDVPNASVMVVESAERFGLSQLHQLRGRVGRGAAASHCFLVAGSARSWESAERLTVMEQSSDGFVIAEKDLEIRGPGEFLGTRQSGLPELAVANLARDGDLLSMAQAEARRILARDPEMKSPEHLALVKALEERWEGRLALAQVG comes from the coding sequence ATGCTCGCGACCGTGAAGGGCTTGACCCCTGTCCTGGAGCGCGCCCTGGCGGGAGCCAGCGGCGTGAACGCCGAGGCCTTGCGCCTGCTTCGCACGGCGCTGCCCTACGTGGACCACCCCGTCCCCGAGCGTCGCAAGGCCGCGCTTCGGCGAGTGGTCACGGGCCTGAAGCTCGGGGGCGTGCCGTTGCCCGTGGAGCTGGACGGGCTCGCGGAGGCGTCCGAGGTGTCGTCCCCGTCGGCTCGGGAGCCCGTCGCGCGAGGCGGCGCCAGCGCGACAGGGCGAGAGGGGGACGGGACGAAGTCCGCTGCACCTCTCAAGATGGGTGGGACGGACGCCTCGGGGGCGAGCGCAGCGGATGCGCGAGGCGCGATGCCCCGCTCGGCCTCGGCCGTGAGGGAAGTGGCGGCAGGTGGGGGGCTGAATGCCCCTGCATCGAGCGCGCACGGTGCTCGGCCCGCGGTGCCTCGCGTGGATTCGGGACCCGCGAGTGGTCGCGCTCTCGGAGCACCCGGCACGCAGGCCACGATGGAAGGGCCACGCGCGAGGGTGGGTTCTTCCTCCTCGCGAGAGCCTCGGGCAGGTGGGCTGGAAGGGCTGCTGGAACCTTCGGTGCGGGGACGCGCGCGAGGGGACGCCATGGGGAGCGGCTCGGTTGCGCCGCCGCCGGGCTATGTGCAGCTGCCCCCGTGGAGGTCGAACGAGCCCGCACCGGCCGCGCCTCGTGCGAAGACCCCTGCTCCGCGTACGGGAGCCCCCGCGGCAAGGGGCGATGGCCAGTCCTACGGCGCGCACGCGGGCCTGACACGGCCTGGCGCCGTTCCTCCCGCGCGTCAGTCCTCTCTCGACACGGGCCCGGAGACCAAGGCCCCGGCCAAGGCGCGCAAGGAGCAGAAAAAGAAGAAGCGCGCCGTGGCGGCGGAGGCGTCTCGGTCCGAGGCGAAGCTCCTGTCCATCGCGCCTCGCTCTGGTCCGCTGTCGTCTCCGCTGAAGACGCTCGGCAAGCGATTGGGGCCTCGGCTCATCTCGGCGCTGGACAAGAAGGGGTTGCGCCGGATGGGCGACATCCTCTTCCTCCTGCCGCGCTGCTACGAGGACCGCAGGCGCCTGCTCACCATCGCGGAGCTGGAGCCCGGCGAGCGCGGCGTCACCGTGGGCATGGTGAAGGTCGCGGACTTCGTTCCCGGCAAGCAGGGCCGGCGGATGTTCCGCGCGGTGGTGGGGGACAGCTCGGGCAGCATCGCCGCGACGTACTTCAACGCGGGCCCTTGGTTGAAGAGTCGCTTCACGGTGGGCAAGCGCCTGGTCCTCTCCGGAGAAGTGCGCGCGACGATGAGTGGCCGCGAGATGGCCCACCCCGAAATCGAGCCGGCCGAGGACCTCGATTCCGCCACCTCCGTCCACTTCAACCGCATCGTCCCCGTGTACCCCGGCTTTGAGCGAGGCGAGCAGCGCTCGTTCCGCGAGCTGGCATCGCGCGTGGGTGAACAGTACGCGCAGGCACTCGAGGACCCGCTGCCCTCGGAGCTCCGCCGTCGCCTGGAGTTGATGGGGCTGCCGGACGCGCTGCGCTTCATCCACTTCCCGCCTGAAGACGCGGACCTGGAGGCGCTCGACGCGCACCAGAGTCCCGCGCATCGCCGGCTCGCGTTCGACGAGCTGTTCTTCCTCCAACTGGGCATGGCGCTCAAGCGCCAGGGCATCAAGGCGGAGCAGGGCATCAGCTTCGACGTGTCACCCACGCTGCTCGAGAAGGCGCGCACCGCGCTTCCCTTCCAGCTCACGGGGGCGCAGGCCCGAGTGGTGGAGGAGCTCAGCCGGGACATGGCGCGCGGTGAGCCGATGAACCGGCTGGTGCAAGGCGACGTGGGCAGCGGCAAGACGGCGGTGGCCATGGTCTCCGCGCTCGTCGCGTTGCAGAACGGCTATCAGGTCGCGGTGATGGCCCCCACGGAAATCCTGGCGGAGCAGCACGAGCGCAGCTTCCGCAAGGTCCTGGCGCCGCTGGGCTTCCAGGTGGGACTGGTGAGCGCGTCTGGCACCGCGAAGGCGAAGCGACAGGTGCGTGACGCCGTGGCGCGGGGCGACATCCACCTCGCGGTGGGCACGCATGCGCTCATCCAGCAGGAGATTGCGTTCGACCGGCTGGGCCTCGTGGTCATCGACGAACAGCACCGCTTCGGCGTGCTCCAGCGTCACACGCTGATGAGCAAGGGCCTCAAGCCGGACGTGCTGGTGATGACGGCCACGCCGATTCCTCGCACGTTGGCGATGACGCTGTACGGAGACCTGGACCTCTCCATCATCGACCAGCTCCCGCCGGGCCGTACGCCCATCAACACGCGCGTCTTCAACGACAAGCAGCGCGCCCGCGTCTACGAGTCCATCGCGGCGGAGCTGGCCAAGGGGCATCAGGCGTACGTGGTGTACCCGCTGGTGGAGGAGTCGGAGAAGCTGGACCTCGAGGACGCGACGCGCGGCGTGGAGAAGCTGAGCAAGGTCTTCCCCGAGGCGCGCGTCGGACTGCTGCACGGGCGGATGAAGGCGGAGGAGAAGGACGCGGTGATGGAGGACTTCCGCGAGAAGCGCATCCACGTCCTCGTGTGCACCACCGTCGTGGAAGTGGGCGTGGACGTGCCCAACGCGTCGGTGATGGTGGTGGAGTCGGCGGAGCGCTTTGGCCTCTCGCAGCTGCACCAGCTTCGTGGCCGCGTGGGCCGAGGCGCGGCGGCCAGCCACTGCTTCCTCGTCGCCGGGAGCGCGCGCTCCTGGGAGTCCGCCGAGCGCCTGACGGTGATGGAGCAGAGCAGCGACGGCTTCGTCATCGCCGAGAAGGACCTGGAGATTCGCGGACCCGGAGAGTTCCTGGGGACGCGGCAGAGTGGTCTTCCCGAGCTGGCGGTGGCGAACCTCGCGCGGGATGGAGACCTGCTCTCCATGGCCCAAGCCGAGGCCCGCCGCATCCTCGCGAGGGACCCGGAGATGAAGTCCCCCGAGCACCTCGCGCTGGTGAAGGCGCTGGAAGAGCGGTGGGAAGGCCGGCTCGCGCTCGCGCAAGTGGGCTAG
- a CDS encoding DUF692 domain-containing protein → MSAVSLQGVGIGWRRELALFIDRMPSPGFVEVLAEHLPPTGPIPEPLVRLRKRGVPLVLHSVSLGLGAAEPPSSERLSWLARQAERLGATCISEHLAFVRAGGIESGHLLPIPRTLDALEVLAENVLRAQAALPVPLALENVASLFEWPDAAFTEAEFLREVLARTSASLLLDVANLHAHVLNHGTDADAVLASVPRERLAYVHVAGGVQHGGLYHDTHAHPVPSGPMALLERLARRLGPVPVMLERDDRFPSETELSAELGAMSLALERGASHGGSEETHG, encoded by the coding sequence TTGAGCGCTGTCTCGCTCCAAGGGGTCGGCATCGGCTGGCGAAGGGAGCTGGCGCTGTTCATCGACCGGATGCCCTCCCCCGGCTTCGTGGAGGTCCTCGCCGAGCACCTTCCTCCCACGGGCCCCATCCCCGAGCCGCTGGTGCGGCTTCGCAAGCGAGGCGTCCCGCTGGTGTTGCATTCCGTCTCACTGGGACTCGGCGCCGCGGAGCCGCCTTCCTCCGAGCGGCTGTCATGGCTCGCGCGCCAGGCGGAGCGGCTGGGCGCGACATGTATCAGCGAGCATCTGGCTTTCGTCCGCGCGGGAGGCATTGAGTCGGGTCATCTGCTGCCAATCCCTCGCACCTTGGATGCGCTGGAGGTGTTGGCGGAGAATGTGCTGCGAGCACAGGCCGCGCTGCCCGTCCCACTCGCGCTGGAGAACGTGGCCTCGCTGTTCGAGTGGCCCGACGCGGCCTTCACGGAGGCGGAGTTCCTGCGCGAGGTGCTCGCGCGAACCAGCGCCTCGCTGCTGCTCGACGTGGCCAACCTCCACGCCCATGTGCTCAATCACGGCACGGATGCGGACGCGGTCCTGGCCTCGGTGCCTCGTGAACGGCTGGCCTACGTTCATGTGGCCGGAGGCGTCCAACACGGCGGCCTGTATCACGACACCCATGCACACCCGGTCCCGAGTGGACCGATGGCCCTGCTGGAGCGATTGGCCCGGAGACTCGGCCCGGTGCCGGTGATGCTCGAACGGGATGACCGCTTTCCTTCCGAGACGGAGCTGTCCGCGGAGCTCGGCGCGATGTCCCTCGCGCTCGAGCGCGGTGCCTCGCATGGCGGCAGCGAGGAGACCCACGGATGA